Proteins from a single region of Halalkalibaculum roseum:
- the groES gene encoding co-chaperone GroES, whose protein sequence is MAKSKIKPLSDRVLVQPEPAEEKTSSGIIIPDTAKEKPQEGKVVAAGPGKVENGTKIDMSVKEGDKVLYGKYSGTEITLDGEEYLIMREADILGIIG, encoded by the coding sequence ATGGCTAAATCGAAAATAAAACCTTTAAGCGATCGCGTTTTGGTGCAGCCGGAACCTGCTGAAGAAAAAACCAGCTCCGGCATCATAATTCCCGATACTGCCAAAGAAAAACCACAGGAAGGAAAAGTGGTAGCTGCAGGTCCGGGAAAAGTTGAAAACGGAACCAAGATTGACATGTCGGTTAAAGAAGGCGATAAGGTGCTTTACGGTAAGTATTCAGGCACTGAAATCACGCTGGATGGTGAAGAATACTTGATCATGCGTGAAGCCGACATTCTTGGAATTATTGGCTAA
- the rsmA gene encoding 16S rRNA (adenine(1518)-N(6)/adenine(1519)-N(6))-dimethyltransferase RsmA, translating to MIRPKKSLGQHFLTDPNIIEKIASSIPAREGHRVIEIGPGTGALTEALLEHFTDVHAVELDQRAIKVLKEKFPDLPIYHSDVLEVNWNDLSIGKDKTHVVGNLPYYITSQILFTLLESRDLLSDALLMMQKEVAERIVSDIRTKDYGILSVQTQLMATPEILFPVSRHCFHPQPNVESAVVKLTFDRGALKCSDAHLKTVVRTAFNQRRKKLSNALKPIIDKDDLPEGFDFDKRPEAWEPYLYEKLTARLEESGILT from the coding sequence ATGATTCGCCCAAAGAAGAGTCTCGGCCAGCACTTTTTAACCGACCCGAATATTATTGAAAAGATCGCCTCCTCCATTCCGGCCCGGGAAGGGCACAGGGTCATTGAAATCGGTCCCGGTACCGGAGCTCTAACTGAGGCATTACTTGAACACTTTACAGATGTGCATGCTGTTGAACTGGATCAACGGGCGATAAAAGTGTTGAAGGAGAAGTTTCCTGATTTACCAATTTATCACAGTGATGTATTAGAAGTGAACTGGAATGATCTATCAATCGGTAAAGACAAGACCCATGTAGTCGGTAACCTGCCTTATTATATTACCAGTCAGATTCTTTTTACCCTGCTGGAATCACGAGATCTGCTTTCGGATGCACTGCTGATGATGCAGAAAGAGGTTGCAGAACGGATAGTGTCTGACATCAGAACAAAAGACTACGGAATTCTCAGTGTTCAGACCCAGCTGATGGCAACTCCCGAAATTCTGTTTCCGGTTTCCCGACACTGTTTCCATCCCCAGCCGAATGTAGAAAGTGCGGTGGTCAAGCTGACCTTTGATCGCGGTGCTTTGAAATGCAGTGATGCTCATCTGAAAACAGTAGTTCGTACTGCATTCAATCAGCGAAGAAAGAAATTGAGCAATGCACTTAAACCTATCATCGATAAAGATGACCTGCCTGAAGGTTTCGACTTTGACAAGAGACCGGAAGCTTGGGAGCCATACCTTTATGAAAAGTTGACAGCACGTCTTGAAGAAAGTGGCATTTTGACCTGA
- a CDS encoding alanine dehydrogenase, whose translation MDINPLETEQIGIKTLEKRLMKSKSKVSLKIGLPKEVSHDERRISLTPGGVSVLKGNGHEVFIEKGAGDEANFTDQEYADAGAEIAYGVTELYKKSEMIVKVAPPSEEEYELLEKNHILLSALHLGNTTEDFMDILISKCITAIGYEFIQGEDKEFPIVRMMHEITGSMSVQIAAHYLEKSDGGQGIMLGGISGIPPATVVILGAGITAEYAARTALGYGAQVFVMDNDLARLRHLENALDRRIITATANYQYLSSALQYADVVIGAAMFEGERAPVWVTDTMVANMKSGSVIVDTVIDQGGCIATSRATTHSNPVYNKHDIIHYCVPNIPSNVARTATYALNNVIVPYLLAIGDAGGIRECLWSNTALRNGTYVYKKHLTKKSLSNIFDMPYREIEMLIASQI comes from the coding sequence ATGGATATCAATCCACTGGAAACAGAGCAGATCGGGATTAAAACCCTGGAAAAGCGACTGATGAAATCCAAATCAAAGGTATCGCTTAAAATCGGTTTGCCCAAAGAGGTTTCCCATGACGAACGAAGAATATCGCTTACCCCCGGGGGCGTTTCTGTATTGAAGGGAAACGGTCATGAAGTATTCATAGAAAAAGGTGCCGGTGATGAAGCTAATTTTACGGACCAGGAATATGCTGATGCCGGGGCCGAAATTGCCTATGGAGTAACTGAGCTCTACAAAAAATCGGAGATGATTGTCAAAGTGGCTCCTCCTTCCGAGGAAGAATACGAGCTGCTTGAAAAAAATCACATTCTCCTCTCCGCCCTTCACCTGGGCAATACGACCGAAGACTTTATGGATATCCTCATCAGCAAATGCATTACAGCCATTGGCTATGAGTTTATACAGGGAGAAGATAAAGAGTTTCCGATTGTCAGGATGATGCACGAGATAACCGGATCAATGTCCGTTCAAATTGCCGCTCATTACCTTGAAAAAAGTGACGGCGGTCAAGGCATCATGCTCGGCGGTATCTCGGGAATACCTCCCGCAACCGTGGTAATACTCGGTGCCGGTATCACCGCAGAATATGCTGCGCGTACCGCATTGGGCTATGGCGCCCAGGTTTTTGTCATGGATAATGACCTGGCCCGTCTCCGTCATCTCGAAAATGCGCTGGATCGACGTATCATAACCGCTACAGCGAATTACCAGTATCTCTCATCAGCTCTTCAATATGCCGATGTAGTCATTGGAGCTGCCATGTTCGAAGGCGAACGTGCCCCCGTCTGGGTGACCGACACTATGGTGGCCAATATGAAATCGGGCAGTGTGATTGTTGATACTGTTATTGACCAGGGAGGATGCATCGCAACCAGCAGAGCCACTACCCACTCAAATCCGGTATATAATAAGCACGATATTATTCACTACTGTGTGCCAAATATACCTTCAAATGTTGCCCGAACGGCTACCTATGCATTGAACAATGTGATTGTACCCTATCTGCTGGCCATCGGCGATGCCGGAGGTATCAGAGAGTGCCTGTGGTCCAATACCGCACTTCGTAATGGCACCTATGTTTACAAAAAGCATCTTACTAAAAAGTCCCTATCCAATATTTTTGATATGCCGTATCGCGAAATAGAGATGTTGATTGCCAGTCAAATTTAA